The Catharus ustulatus isolate bCatUst1 chromosome 26, bCatUst1.pri.v2, whole genome shotgun sequence genome has a window encoding:
- the GPR3 gene encoding G-protein coupled receptor 3, translated as MLEKEPPNSSEGQQGWFSARNGSGSSLDLESVVQPLALNPWDVVLCVSGTVISCENAIVVVVIFYTPAFHAPMFLLIGSLATADLLAGLGLILHFAFVYFIPSEAVSLLTVGLLVTSFTASVGSLLAITIDRYLSLCNALTYYSDRTVTRTYIMLILTWGASICYGLLPVLGWNCLQEPSACSIVRPLTRSHLALLSVSFLAVFAVMLQLYVQICRIVCRHAQQIAVQRHLLASSHDVTTRKGIATLAVILGTFASCWLPFAVYGLLGDASSPALYTYATLLPATYNSLLNPVIYAFRNQEIQKVLWAVCCGCFSSALPFRSRSPSDV; from the coding sequence ATGTTGGAGAAAGAGCCCCCCAACTCCAGCGaaggccagcagggctggttcTCAGCCAGGAACGGCAGTGGCAGCTCCCTGGACCTGGAGTCCGTGGTGCAGCCCCTCGCCCTGAACCCGTGGGACGTTGTCCTCTGCGTCTCGGGGACCGTCATCTCCTGTGAGAACGCCATCGTGGTGGTGGTCATCTTCTACACCCCGGCCTTCCACGCCCCCATGTTCCTCCTGATCGGCAGCTTGGCCACAGCCGACCTGCTGGCAGGTCTGGGGCTGATCCTGCACTTTGCCTTCGTGTACTTCATCCCGTCGGAGGCGGTCAGCCTGCTCACCGTGGGGCTGCTGGTCACCTCCTTCACGGCCAGCGTCGGCAGCCTGCTGGCCATCACCATCGACCGCTACCTGTCCCTCTGCAACGCCCTGACCTACTACTCGGACAGGACGGTCACCAGGACTTACATCATGCTGATCCTCACCTGGGGAGCCTCCATCTGCTACGGGCTGCTGCCCGTGCTGGGCTGGAACTGCCTGCAGGAGCCCTCGGCCTGCAGCATCGTGCGGCCGCTGACCAGGAGCCACCTGGCGCTGCTGTCCGTGTCGTTCCTGGCGGTGTTCGCGGTCATGCTCCAGCTCTACGTGCAGATCTGTCGCATCGTGTGCCGGCACGCCCAGCAGATCGCCGTGCAGCGGCACTTGCTGGCCAGCTCCCACGATGTCACCACCCGCAAGGGCATCGCCACCCTGGCCGTCATCCTGGGCACCTTCGCGTCCTGCTGGCTGCCCTTCGCCGTGTACGGGCTGCTGGGCGACGCCAGCTCCCCGGCCCTCTACACCTACGCCACGCTGCTGCCCGCCACCTACAACTCGCTGCTGAACCCCGTCATCTACGCCTTCCGGAACCAGGAGATCCAGAAAGTGCTGTGGGCCGTGTGCTGCGGCTGCTTCTCCTCCGCGCTGCCTTTCCGCTCCCGCTCCCCCAGTGACGTCTGA